In one Lujinxingia vulgaris genomic region, the following are encoded:
- a CDS encoding DoxX family protein, producing the protein MIASFQQRAQKLEPLSRALFRMMLSGIFIVAGLNHLIDPSRTAARLESSPMGFLATAIAPAQPLVVLSGVALLIGGLALLLGFYTRAAALGLLAIIIPITLTVQVGSMASMGPLFKNIGLAGGLLFFIAHGADTFALDVFKKRAQTAR; encoded by the coding sequence CATCGTTTCAACAACGCGCCCAAAAGCTCGAGCCCCTCTCCCGTGCGCTCTTTCGCATGATGCTCAGCGGCATCTTCATCGTCGCCGGCCTCAACCACCTCATCGATCCCTCGCGCACCGCCGCACGCCTGGAGAGTTCCCCGATGGGCTTTCTGGCCACGGCCATCGCGCCGGCCCAACCTCTGGTGGTGCTCAGCGGCGTCGCGCTCCTGATCGGCGGCCTGGCCCTCCTGCTGGGATTTTATACCCGGGCTGCCGCGCTGGGCCTGCTGGCGATCATCATCCCCATCACACTCACCGTGCAGGTGGGCAGCATGGCCTCGATGGGCCCCCTCTTTAAAAACATCGGCCTGGCCGGTGGCCTGCTCTTTTTTATCGCCCACGGCGCCGACACCTTCGCGCTCGACGTCTTCAAAAAACGCGCGCAGACAGCGCGCTGA
- a CDS encoding DsrE family protein: protein MRLPQKLTLSLLASALLILAGCSTTASASSTPDTGTTSASPAEEAPSRTVLSVRTERHLQVALHTAHTLLDGDEPPTSRADVVACGPSVEALVAEDMAPELATQIERLTERGSRVVACGLSLNQFNVNAEQLHPEVTVVDNAFVEIFRLQREGFLSIEL, encoded by the coding sequence ATGCGACTCCCCCAAAAACTCACGCTCTCCCTGCTCGCCAGCGCGCTTCTCATCCTGGCCGGATGCTCCACCACCGCCTCCGCCTCCTCGACCCCCGACACAGGCACTACCTCGGCCTCGCCAGCTGAAGAGGCCCCCTCCCGCACCGTGCTCAGCGTGCGCACCGAGCGCCACCTGCAGGTCGCCCTGCACACCGCCCACACGCTCCTCGACGGCGACGAGCCGCCCACCTCCCGCGCCGACGTGGTGGCCTGCGGCCCCTCCGTCGAGGCGCTGGTCGCAGAAGACATGGCCCCCGAGCTCGCCACGCAGATCGAGCGCCTCACCGAACGCGGCAGCCGCGTGGTCGCCTGCGGTCTCTCCCTCAACCAGTTCAACGTCAACGCCGAGCAGCTCCACCCCGAAGTCACCGTCGTCGATAACGCCTTCGTCGAGATCTTCAGACTTCAACGTGAGGGCTTTTTGAGCATCGAGCTCTGA